In Gossypium arboreum isolate Shixiya-1 chromosome 5, ASM2569848v2, whole genome shotgun sequence, a single genomic region encodes these proteins:
- the LOC128292735 gene encoding serine carboxypeptidase-like 44, which produces MEFRGVIFILFLFLLIGVDSNAFPTNDLISKLPGQPDVNFRQFAGYIEVDENVDGRSLFYYFVEAEKDPLTQPLTIWLTGGPGCSSVGDAFGSVGPFIVTKDARGLQTNSFSWNKVSNLLFIDSPIGSGWSYSNSSSDYNNGDDSTSKIIIYIHAKWYEKYPVFKSKDLYMAGSSFAGHFVPNLANALLDDNKQSKQSKFNLKGLVLGNPMLRKKLDEIAKIDFFFSREMINSSLYNEIKKECNGIDENNYFSSIKTTWSAKCKNLVFEADLAAFKTDAHNYSPQKLFDVFRPPCTENELNLNLTKQVPIVSTEVDMCLPLRVQFYFNIPEVQKAFHGNRTNLSYRWQGCFT; this is translated from the exons ATGGAATTTCGAGGAGTaatatttattctttttctttttcttctaattGGAGTTGATTCCAATGCCTTCCCAACGAATGATTTGATAAGCAAATTGCCAGGACAACCAGATGTTAATTTCAGGCAATTTGCTGGATATATTGAAGTGGATGAAAATGTTGATGGTCGAAGTCTTTTTTACTATTTTGTTGAAGCTGAGAAAGATCCCTTGACTCAACCCCTCACAATTTGGTTAACTGGAG GACCAGGGTGTTCTTCAGTTGGAGATGCCTTTGGAAGTGTTGGTCCTTTCATTGTTACGAAAGATGCTCGTGGTCTCCAAACAAATTCCTTTTCTTGGAACAAAG TGTCAAATCTATTGTTCATCGACTCCCCTATTGGATCTGGATGGTCATATTCAAACTCAAGTAGTGATTATAATAACGGAGATGATAGCACTAGTAAGATCATAAT ttacattcATGCAAAATGGTATGAAAAGTATCCAGTCTTCAAGTCCAAAGATCTATATATGGCTGGATCAAGTTTTGCAG gacACTTCGTACCAAATCTTGCTAATGCTTTGCTCGACGACAACAAGCAATCCAAGCAATCCAAATTTAATCTCAAAGGATTGGTT TTGGGAAACCCAATGCTTCGTAAAAAGCTAGACGAGATTGCAAAAATTGATTTCTTTTTCTCTCGGGAGATGATAAACAGCTCGTTGTATAACGAAATCAAGAAAGAATGCAATGGCATTGATGAAAATAATTACTTCTCTAGCATCAAAACCACTTGGAGCGCAAAATGCAAAAACCTTGTGTTCGAGGCCGATTTGGCTGCTTTCAAGACCGATGCTCATAATTACTCCCCGCAGAAGCTATTTGATGTCTTTCGCCCCCCTTGCACtgaaaatgagctaaatttgaacTTAACAAAACag GTTCCTATAGTTAGCACAGAAGTAGACATGTGCCTTCCATTAAGGGTGCAATTTTACTTTAATATCCCAGAAGTTCAAAAGGCTTTCCACGGGAACCGAACCAACTTGTCGTATAGATGGCAGGGTTGCTTCACGTAA